A segment of the Spiroplasma helicoides genome:
AACTGGTCTAATGGTTGTTTTAGTTAATCAAGCAACAAAAGTCTCAAACTACTTGTTAAATGCTGATAAAACTTATAAAGTTGAAATGCAATTATTTGTTAGAACCGATAGTGGTGACATATCTGGTAATGAAATTGAAATTGAAGAATTTCGCAAAATTTCAAAAAAAGAAGTTTTAGAAGTTGCAAAAAAATATAATGGTTATATGTATGATCAATACCCACCAATTTATTCTGCAATTAAAGTTAATGGTAAAAAGTTATATGAATATGCTAGAAAAAATCAGGATGTTGAAATAACTCCAAAAACTGTCACAATCAGTAGTTGTGAAATATTAGATATTAATACAAAACAAGGAACTATCTCATTTATAATGTCATGTAGCAAAGGAACTTATGTAAGAAGTTTTGTAAACGATTTTGCAAAAGATTTAGGAACAATAGCTACTGTTTCTAAATTAGAAAGAACTAAATCAGGAGAATTTGATTTAACTCAAGCTAAAAACATAGAAGATTTAGAAGAAAAAGATTTATTATCAATGTATGATGCTTTAATGCAAAATAAACAAACTTTAATTGAGTATCACAAAATTAAAGATATTATGCAAGGAAAAACCATCACAGTTATTGGAAGATCAGAACCGATTATTTTTTTAGTAGATGATAAAAAAAATGTTACAGCAGTTTATCGATGAGTTGCAAAGGAATTATATGCTTGTCAAAGAGGTCTTTGGGATGAAGATTG
Coding sequences within it:
- the truB gene encoding tRNA pseudouridine(55) synthase TruB; its protein translation is MKKSGIFLVNKPQDITSNDLIQKIKTKFNIKKIGHAGTLDPLATGLMVVLVNQATKVSNYLLNADKTYKVEMQLFVRTDSGDISGNEIEIEEFRKISKKEVLEVAKKYNGYMYDQYPPIYSAIKVNGKKLYEYARKNQDVEITPKTVTISSCEILDINTKQGTISFIMSCSKGTYVRSFVNDFAKDLGTIATVSKLERTKSGEFDLTQAKNIEDLEEKDLLSMYDALMQNKQTLIEYHKIKDIMQGKTITVIGRSEPIIFLVDDKKNVTAVYRWVAKELYACQRGLWDEDWAEGLSEAEREL